From the genome of Bacteroidota bacterium:
ATTGTTTGATTCACTATAAGTCTGACAGGATGTCGTACCGGTAGCCTGATTTTAGTTTTTAGCTTGCTTTTCTTTATACAAAGGTAAAGTGAATTTGAATTTGCTCCCTTTTCCTTCAATGGATTCAACCCAGATTTTACCTCCATTCTTCTCTACAAACTCTTTACATAAGATAAGCCCTAAGCCTGTGCCTTGTTCGTTATTAGTTCCTGAAGTGGAGTGATTTACATCAATACGAAATAATTTTTCTTTATCGGTTTCATTAATTCCAACCCCATTATCTTCAATGGTAACTTCAATTTCCTTATCAGTTTTTTTCGAATAAACCCTAATTTCACCACCTTTTGGAGTGTATTTAAGTGCATTTGAGATAAGGTTGCGAATTACTGTTGTAGCCATATTGGCATCAGCCCATACGACTATATTGGGAAGAATAATTGCATTGATTGAAATTTCTTTTACGGAGGCTCCGTTTGATAATAAATCGATCGTGGCTGTAACAATATCGTGTAAGGAGATGGCATCAGGTTCCCATTGTATGCTGCCGGTTTGAGATCTTGACCATTCAAGTAAGTTTTGGAGCAGTTTATAGGCGTTATTAGATGCATCGCTCATAGTTTGGATGAGATCAATTCTGTCGGCATCGGTAAAATTATCATAGTCGTCGAGAAGCAAAGTAGAAAATCCCAGCAGCGCATTAAAAGGATTTTTTAAATCGTGAGCGATAATGGAAAAGAATTTATCCTTAGTTGCATTTAAAGCTCTTAATTCAACTGTACGTTCCTGAACCTTAACTTCAAGAGAAGCATTCAATTCTTGAAGTTCTTCATTTTTCTGATGAATTTCACGTTTCTGATAAAAACTTTTTAAGGCTTCTTTCACTGTTAATTCAAGGTCGTCCTCATCCCATGGTTTGGACATATACCTGTATAGGGACGCATAGTTGACAGCATTGGTAACACCTTCTATATTAGCCTGACCTGTCAATAAAATATTTAGGGTATTCGGAGATAGTTCATGAACATTTTTCAATAATTCATCACCTCTCATACCTGGCATAATATAATCAGCGATAACGAGTGGAACATCTATTTTATCGGCAATTAATTCTTGAATATATTCAAGTGCATCTGAACCACTATCACTGTTTTCAATATCATACTCGGTACTGAATTTTCTTTGTAACTGATCTTTTAATGCATTCAGGATGATCGACTCATCATCAACACATAATATTACTGGTTTTGACATATCAAAATCCTTTTAAAGGTAATTTTTTCAATCCTGAAGTTATGGTGTTTACCAAATCATCTTCTGACCAAGGTTT
Proteins encoded in this window:
- a CDS encoding hybrid sensor histidine kinase/response regulator; translation: MSKPVILCVDDESIILNALKDQLQRKFSTEYDIENSDSGSDALEYIQELIADKIDVPLVIADYIMPGMRGDELLKNVHELSPNTLNILLTGQANIEGVTNAVNYASLYRYMSKPWDEDDLELTVKEALKSFYQKREIHQKNEELQELNASLEVKVQERTVELRALNATKDKFFSIIAHDLKNPFNALLGFSTLLLDDYDNFTDADRIDLIQTMSDASNNAYKLLQNLLEWSRSQTGSIQWEPDAISLHDIVTATIDLLSNGASVKEISINAIILPNIVVWADANMATTVIRNLISNALKYTPKGGEIRVYSKKTDKEIEVTIEDNGVGINETDKEKLFRIDVNHSTSGTNNEQGTGLGLILCKEFVEKNGGKIWVESIEGKGSKFKFTLPLYKEKQAKN